The following proteins come from a genomic window of Palaemon carinicauda isolate YSFRI2023 chromosome 12, ASM3689809v2, whole genome shotgun sequence:
- the LOC137650849 gene encoding nucleolar protein 58-like, whose protein sequence is MEEALQNDAKRPENDEKQGNLRKRRTTEKKSGNNEKQKKMSPKTTKNRKTSEYDEKQKNVRKRGKTEKTSENDEKQKKSGNGKKQKKHTKTTKNRRCATKRRKTEDALQNDEKQKMRYKTTKNRRCATKRRKTEDALQNDEKQKMRYITTKNTEKRPKTMENRKMSGNDENRKKSGNNEKQKKRPRKRGETEKTSEYDKNRKMSGNDDKQKNVRKRR, encoded by the coding sequence ATGGAAGAAGCGCTACAAAACGACGCAAAAAGGCCCGAAAACGACGAAAAACAGGGAAACCTCAGGAAACGACGAACAACAGAAAAAAAGTCAGGAAACaacgaaaaacagaaaaaaatgtccCCGAAAACGACGAAAAACAGAAAAACGTCAGAAtatgatgaaaaacagaaaaatGTCAGGAAACGAGGCAAAACAGAAAAAACGTCTGAAAACGACGAAAAACAGAAAAAGTCAGGAAACggcaaaaaacagaaaaaacataCGAAAACGACGAAAAACAGAAGATGCGCTACAAAACGACGAAAAACAGAAGATGCGCTACAAAACGACGAAAAACAGAAGATGCGCTACAAAACGACGAAAAACAGAAGATGCGCTACAAAACGACGAAAAACAGAAGATGCGCTACAAAACGACGAAAAACAGAAGATGCGCTACATAACGACGAAAAACACCGAAAAACGCCCGAAAACGATGGAAAACAGGAAAATGTCAGGAAACGACGAAAACAGAAAAAAGTCAGGGAACAACGAAAAACAGAAAAAACGTCCCCGAAAACGAGGAGAAACAGAAAAGACGTCAGAATATGACAAAAACAGAAAAATGTCAGGAAACGACGATAAACAGAAAAACGTCAGGAAACGACGATAA